Below is a window of Candidatus Nitrosotenuis uzonensis DNA.
CTACCTCATCTCTGTTTTAGATATTTTTCATACATAGACACTGCAATTTCTTGGGACTCTGACTGGATTGATCCCGGCCTTTGCTCTCTTACTTTTTCTATTGCTTCTTTTGCGTCCATGTTCTCATATTTGATAAGATAGCTGGCAAGAATGGTTCCAGTTCTTCCAATTCCTGCAGCACAGTGAACCATCACCGGTTCCTTGTTTTTTATTCTATTATGTATGAACTCGACTGCAGAATCTATCCTGTCAATGTCTGGCGCGGTAAAATCTTCTGTGGGCACATGAAGATATTTGACGCCATCTAACCACGAAGCAGGCAGCCCCTCCTCGGTCATCGTGACAATGGATTTTACTCCTTGTTTTTGGATCCAGACAATCTCTTCATAACTTGTGGGCATGCCTGAGCCAGCAAGTTTGTTGTCAATCAACCATGAAAAGTTAGTGGGCCTCTTTGCAATCTTGCCGTGAATTTTGCGCCAAAGGTTTCCAGGTTTGCTCATTTCTATCCTTGTCGAATTCTCAGATATTTAGTTAATCATATTCTATGAACCTGAAAGACCTCAAGAGCTTGGATACCATAATGTACTCTTTATATTAGAAAAGAGCGTAACAGTACGGTTTGAGCAGAGAAGCAATTTTGTATGAGAAGCTGCCTGAAGACAAAGTACGCTGCACTGCCTGTGCAAGATACTGCGAAATAGGTAAGGGTCAGATAGGGCTGTGTGGAATAAGAGCAAACACTGGAGGCAGATTGGATCTGCTCTCATACGGAAAAGTCATTACTGGAAATGTAGACCCAATTGAAAAAAAGCCCGTAGTTCACTATATGCCAGGAACTAGAATATTTTCAATTGCTACAACTGGCTGCAACTGGCTGTGCAAGTATTGCCAGAACTATGACATCTCACAGCGTAGAAAAATCGAGGGAGTTGATATGACCCCTGAACAAGTAGCACAGATTGCAGTAGAGCGTAACTCACAAGGCATAGCGTATACATATAACGAACCGTCAATTTTTATCGAATTTGCACGGGATTGTGGAATTGAAGCTCACAAAAAGGGACTCTTTAACATCTTTGTCTCCAACGGATATGACACGCCACAATCAGTAAGGATGATGAGTGAATTTCTTGACTGCATAACAGTTGACTTTAAGGGAAGTGCGGAACCACAATTTACCAGAAAGTACATTGGGATTCCAGACCCCAAACCAATCTTTGATACACTAATCGAAATAAGGGACAGAACAAAGATCCATGTAGAAATAACCGATCTCATAGTGCCGCAGGCCGGTGACAGCCAAGAACACGCAAAAAAACTTGCCAAATTCTTGTATGATAATTTTGGATCTGAGATTCCAATTCATTTTCTGAGATTCCATCCTGATTATAAGATGATGGAATTCCCACCAACACCGATTAAAACACTGGAAAAACATTACGAAATTGCCAAAAAAGAGGGACTAGATTATGTCTACATAGGCAATTTACCCGGACATCCATATGAACACACTTACTGTCCTGGCTGCAATAAGATCGCAGTAGGTAGATACGGATTTGATATTACATCTTGGAATCTTGATAAAGACAACAAATGCAATACATGCGGGCACAAAATCCCAATCACAGGATCATTGGATCCAAATTACAAGCGCAACAGATTCCAGCTTGTTGTCTAAAATGCGATTGCTCGCACAGGCGAACCGGTAGCGTTCTGCAATTTGAGGGGAAATGCAGCAAGATTAAAGGTGGAACCTTTTATCTTGGATAAATTGCAGAGATTCTCCAAAATCAGCACATTACCTTTTAGCAGTATGTGATGTGCTGAAAATTTTTTATTTGAACCTACGTCAATACTAGGAGAGTCTATTCCGACCAGATTCGTCTTCTTTGACACAAGGTATCTGGAAGCCGACTCAGAAAGCCCGGGATTTTCTTCAAAAAATCCAGATCTACCAAGATTACTATTCCATCCTGTTGCAAACACTATCGTTGAGCCGTTCTCAATTCTGCCAAACTCTCTTTCGTAGGATTTTATGTCAGACTTTGTAATCGCATAGTTAGGTTCTGCATGTATTCTGATGAGCCTTGAGCTGCGCAGAAATCTTCCCGGATCCAACTGGTGGATTTTTTTCCCACGTGGTAGAAAGTGAAACGGTGCGTCTACATGCGTGCCTGCATGAGAGCTCAAAAATAGCAGCTCCAGATTGTAGCCATCTTTTCCCAATTCTTCCCACGGAATGAAAAATGGTGCAGGTGAGCCAGGAAAACTGGGAGTTTTTTCGGATATTGCAAGTGTAAGATCTACTGATTCCACAAAAATACTTGCTACCGACTAGTATTTTTTCATGATCAAATATATTAAATAGATCTCAGTTAGAATAAACTCTACCTTGCCTATCGCATTCATTCTCCTGAACTCTGATCTTGGCTCCGATCAAGAAATAGTTACCAAGATAAAGGAAATTCTAAGTGTTGAAAAGGGGCTCAAATTTGAGGTACAGGGGGTCTATGGGATATATGATATTGTGGTAAAAATAGAGGCAGACAACGCAGATCATCTCAGAAGCGTAATTACAAACAAAATAAGAAAAATCGACAAAGTCCAGTCGACTCTTACCATGATGGTAATAGAAGAACAGGGAAGATCATAGGCGCCTTATCTTATCAATCACAGCTTGAATCTCTGAATCGGTATTAAAAAAATGCGGAGAAGCACGCACAATCTTTAACTCAGATATCTCGCGCAGAGCAACAACCACATTCTGTTTCTCTAGTTTCTGGACTACATCTGATGACTTTTGGCCTTCGATGGAAAATGATACTATGCTTGTCCGTTCCTGCGGATTCTCAGGCCCGTACACCGTAATGCCTGGAATTTTTCTCAACTCATCTCTCATTAAATTTGCCAATCTGATTATCTTGTCCCTGATATTCTGCAACCCTATGTGCATCAGAAGAGAAATTGAACTCTCAAGTCCTGCAATTGCAACAAAATTTCTATAACTTGCTTGAAACTTGTCTGGAATGTCCTTGTATGCAAGCTTGTCCGTATCATAAGCTATGGCTGACTCTCCAGCCAGATATGTGGGCTCCAAAAGCGCCGCTACGTCTTTTTTGCACACAAATATCCCAATACCCATAGGGCCACAAAGCCACTTGTAACCGTTAAACGCCATAAACCCATATCTGGCCTTGCCAAAATCATAATCTCCAATACAACCTACTGTCTGTGCAGTGTCGACAAAGTACGGAATTGCTTTTTCTTCTAAAATCTTTCCAACTGTATCTATTGGTAGTATTGCTCCAGTGTTATACAAAGCATGGCTCAGGGCAACAAGTTTTGTGTTATCATCCAGAAGATTCTCAAATTCTGATATCTGAAAAAAACCGTTCTGATCATGACTGATATTTCTAATTTGTATTTTCTTTCCAAGACGCAGCCAGGGAAAATAATTTGCATGATGCTCATGTGTGGTTCCCCGTATTACGATGTTGGAATCTCTATCAAACTCTAATCCATTTGCAACAAAATTAATCCCTTCGGTCGTGCTCTGAGTTAGAACCACTTCTTCCTTTCTGCATCCTACCAGCCTTGATATGGTGTCTCTGAGCCTAGAGGTCTTTTCTGTTAATACTGCTGCAAAATCCAGTGAATCGGGACCAAGACTATTGTATTGAAGCATAAAATCAGTCATGGCTTTCATGCTCTGAATGGGAATCAACGAAGATGAAGCGCTGTTCAGATAAATCCTATCTGACTTGACAAACGACTGAGAAACAAACTCTTGATCCAAATTAATTTTATACCTCACCGGATCTCCATAGCTGTTGCATAAAAATCAGAGGGGTCATCCAGTCGAAGAAATACTCAAAATTCTTTCCAGCCAAACTCTTAACTCAATCTCATTTGATGATGCCGTGGCAAAAACATATTTTTTTCACAAAATATCCATGCTCTTGCGGATTCCGACATTATATTTTGACTTTGATATGCTCTACAGTGGATATACAACATCTGGAATTTTGGAGAAGGGTGAGAGCACAGAAATAATAGTTCCAACAGCTGATAGAATAAAAGAAGATCTGGCAGCAGGCGTTGAAAAAATATCGTTAAATAAGTATCTGGTAATTTTTGATTCGCTCAACGGATTTTTTACAATGCTAGATCAAAAAGACGCGGGCAGGTTGGTCAATAGTATGGTAATGTTGCTTGCCAGTGCAGGAAGATACAGTTCATCCACAATTCTAATTGGCAGTATTTCAAAATTCAGGGAAGGCCAAGGATGGATCTTGTCAGCTCTTGGAAGACGTGTCATTGAAATTGAGAAAATGAATATCATCTCTGTAAAAAAACAAGAATCATATTTCCAACTGTCCCTAGTGGATCATAACAATTTTACAAAATCCTCAATTCAATTCGATCTGGATGCAATGTGAAATCGACTTGACGCGTTCTACTCTATAACACCGTTAAAAATTTCCTAACGCCGTTATAATTGGTAATTTTTAGGGAAATTATATTAAGATCCAAAAGGTAGTTAGTTTGATAAAAAATGCCAGTAGCAATTTTACCAGACATTGGTGAACAAATGTGCATTGGATGCGCACTCTGCGTTGAAATCTGCACAAGCTTGGGACCAGATGTACTTAGAGTAAAACCAGTAGAAGGCTGGAAGAGAGGTAAGGCATTTGTCTTTTATCCAGAAAGATGCATCTCCGACGGAGCATGCATTGGCGTTTGCCCAACAAAGGCAATCTTCTGGATGAGACCAATGGACTTCACAGTAGGTCAACCAGTTCCTCTATACAAGAATTCAGTCTTCGTTAAGGGCTGGACTGAACTTATCGATTAAGTTCAGTCATCAAAAATTTCTTTTTATAATCTATCTCTAGAGGATACTTTATTCAAGCGTACTGCTACAACATTTTGCTTGATCAGTATCCAAAACGCATCTAAAAAACACATGAATGCAATACTCGAACTGCTAGTTGAGCTTGGCAGACCCGCACCTGCAAACAAATCAGAAAAAATCCGATTTGAAAAGATGATCGTAGCGTATATCTCAAATAAAGACAAGATGCTGCTTGTCGCACGCGAGAACTCCAAAATAGTCGGGCTGGTAAGCATTGTGCTGATGGACAGATTAAACCAGGTCGGAAAAGAGATGTACATACCGGAGCTCATAGTATCGTCCAAATACCGTGGAAGGGGAGTTGGAAGAAAGCTTGTCAATCAATGTGTAAAAATTGCAAAAAGCAACAATTGTTTTAGAATACGACTTGAATCAGGATACGCAAGAACGTCATCTCATAAATTTTACAAAAAACTAGGATTTGAGGACTATGCCCTCACTTTTAAAAAAATCTTAGGCTAGTGAGGTTGCAACTGCAGGTGACCTCACTTTTTTTATTGCATTTTCCAAGTCTTGATGAGTTATCTTGATGTCTTTGTATGATTGCACTTCCCCACTAACATGTCGTTTCAATGCGCTTATTGCAGCTCTGCTACATACGGCAGCAATCTCAGCTCCGGTGTATCCGTCTGTAGCTTCTACAAGCTTGTCGATATTCACATCTTCTGCAAGTGGCTTTCTTCTTGTGTGAATCTCAAAGATATGCTTTCGTCCTGCCGCGTCAGGTCTTGGTACTTCGATGATCCTGTCAAATCGTCCTGGCCTGAGAAGTGCCGAATCAACGATATCAAGCCTGTTTGTCGCTCCTATCACTAACACGCCGTGCAGCTCTTCAAGTCCGTCAATTTCGGTTAGTATTTGGGATACTACGCTCTCCGTCACATGCGATGAATCACCTCCACCTCTTTTTGGGATAAGGGCATCTATCTCGTCAAAGAATATGATACATGGGGATGCTTGTCGTGCCTTTCTGAATACTTCACGTACTCCCTTCTCGGATTCTCCTACCCATTTTGATAGTAGCTCAGGACCTTTGACACTGATAAAGTTGGACTCGGTCATCTTTGCTAGGGCCTTTGCTATCAAAGTCTTTCCAGTTCCTGGAGGACCATGCAACAAAATCCCCTTTGGCGGTGATACGTCAACATACTTGAATGCTTCCTTGTGTTTTAACGGCCACTCAACTGCTTCCTTCAATTCTTCCTTGAGCGATTCTAGTCCGCCTACTTCGTCCCATGTTACATTCGGTATCTCGACTAGCACCTCTCTCAATGCGGATGGTTTTACCTCCTTTAGCGCTTCTTTAAAGTCCTCATCAAGAATCTTTATCTTTTGTAGTATCTCGGAGGAAATCTTTTCCTGATCCAAGTTGATTTCTGGCAGAATCCTCCTAAGTGATCTCATTGCAGCTTCTTTTGCTAATGCTTCAAGATCAGCTCCCACAAATCCGTGCGTTATTCTGGCAATCTGTTCTAGGTTCACTTTTTCGTCAACTGGCATACCACGTGTGTGTATGTTGAGAATTTCAAGACGTCCCTCTTCATCTGGTATTCCAATTTCTATCTCCCTATCAAATCGCCCTGGCCTTCTTAGTGCAGGATCTATTGAATCGGGCCTGTTTGTAGCAGCAATTACCACTACCTTGCCTCTTGATTTCATTCCATCCATTAGCGTGAGAAGCTGTGATACGACTCTTTTTTCTACCTCTCCTGTAACCTCGTCACGTTTTGGTGCAATCGAATCAATCTCATCAATAAAGATGATACTGGGTGTGTTCTCCTCGGCCTGCTTGAATATCTCTCGCAGTCTCTCTTCTGATTCCCCATAGTATTTGCCCATTATTTCGGGCCCAGAAATAGACGTAAAGTGAGCATTTGTCTCTCCAGCTAGGGCCTTTGCAAGTAATGTCTTACCGGTTCCTGGAGGACCGTATAATAAGACCCCTTTAGGCGCCTCTATGCCGATCTTATCGAAAATCTCTGGATGACGCATTGGAAGCTCTACCATCTCGCGTATCTTCTGTACCTCCTTTTTAAGACCACCCAAGTCATCATATGTAATTCTTGGAATCGTGTTGTCCATAGCCTGTGTCATAGAGCCTAGTACGAACTGTGTTCTTGGAGTAACAATAACAGGTTTTGATGGGCTAGTGGAAGTGACTATAAGCTGGGTCTTTCCTCCAAGGTGGGTGTTTACTATTACGGTATCTCCGGTCGTAAAAACATGTCCTTCATAAAGTGTAGACATGTATTCCTGTAGGCCTTCCACCGACATTTTTTCCACCGGAGATAAGACAATTTTCTCGGCTTCGGCGGCATTTACTGTCTTTACTTGCACTTTCTCTCCTATAGCTGCCCCTATGTTATGTCGCGTTAATCCATCAATACGTATTATTCCAGAACCATAATCATCTGCAGATCCCGGCCAGATCTTAACGTGAGTCTTCTTGTTGGCCAAAAGCTCAACAATCTGCCCTGTGTGCCAATCATTATCCTTTACTATTTTCGGGTCAATTACAGCTATTCCCTTTCCAACATGTCTCTGTGATATCTCGTCGATTTTTAGTATTATCTCGCTCATTTAATCACCTAAAAATTTAGGAGACCTCCACGGTCTTACCCTTTGGTTTGTCTTCTTTTTTGAGTCGGAATTGAACTTCCAATATTCCGTTAGTGTATGATGCCTTTACAGAGTCAACATCTATCTTATTTCTGATGGGTATGGTTGTATGGTATTTTCTGTCTCCCTTTTCTGCGTCAATGTTTACCTTATTGCCTTCTACTACTACCTTGATATCGTTCTTTTCAACTCCGGGCATTTCTGCTACTAACTTGAGGACTCCCTCCTTTT
It encodes the following:
- a CDS encoding cyclase family protein, translating into MESVDLTLAISEKTPSFPGSPAPFFIPWEELGKDGYNLELLFLSSHAGTHVDAPFHFLPRGKKIHQLDPGRFLRSSRLIRIHAEPNYAITKSDIKSYEREFGRIENGSTIVFATGWNSNLGRSGFFEENPGLSESASRYLVSKKTNLVGIDSPSIDVGSNKKFSAHHILLKGNVLILENLCNLSKIKGSTFNLAAFPLKLQNATGSPVRAIAF
- the amrS gene encoding AmmeMemoRadiSam system radical SAM enzyme; the encoded protein is MSREAILYEKLPEDKVRCTACARYCEIGKGQIGLCGIRANTGGRLDLLSYGKVITGNVDPIEKKPVVHYMPGTRIFSIATTGCNWLCKYCQNYDISQRRKIEGVDMTPEQVAQIAVERNSQGIAYTYNEPSIFIEFARDCGIEAHKKGLFNIFVSNGYDTPQSVRMMSEFLDCITVDFKGSAEPQFTRKYIGIPDPKPIFDTLIEIRDRTKIHVEITDLIVPQAGDSQEHAKKLAKFLYDNFGSEIPIHFLRFHPDYKMMEFPPTPIKTLEKHYEIAKKEGLDYVYIGNLPGHPYEHTYCPGCNKIAVGRYGFDITSWNLDKDNKCNTCGHKIPITGSLDPNYKRNRFQLVV
- a CDS encoding aminotransferase class V-fold PLP-dependent enzyme, whose amino-acid sequence is MDQEFVSQSFVKSDRIYLNSASSSLIPIQSMKAMTDFMLQYNSLGPDSLDFAAVLTEKTSRLRDTISRLVGCRKEEVVLTQSTTEGINFVANGLEFDRDSNIVIRGTTHEHHANYFPWLRLGKKIQIRNISHDQNGFFQISEFENLLDDNTKLVALSHALYNTGAILPIDTVGKILEEKAIPYFVDTAQTVGCIGDYDFGKARYGFMAFNGYKWLCGPMGIGIFVCKKDVAALLEPTYLAGESAIAYDTDKLAYKDIPDKFQASYRNFVAIAGLESSISLLMHIGLQNIRDKIIRLANLMRDELRKIPGITVYGPENPQERTSIVSFSIEGQKSSDVVQKLEKQNVVVALREISELKIVRASPHFFNTDSEIQAVIDKIRRL
- a CDS encoding NADH-quinone oxidoreductase subunit I, which encodes MPVAILPDIGEQMCIGCALCVEICTSLGPDVLRVKPVEGWKRGKAFVFYPERCISDGACIGVCPTKAIFWMRPMDFTVGQPVPLYKNSVFVKGWTELID
- a CDS encoding Lrp/AsnC ligand binding domain-containing protein, encoding MPIAFILLNSDLGSDQEIVTKIKEILSVEKGLKFEVQGVYGIYDIVVKIEADNADHLRSVITNKIRKIDKVQSTLTMMVIEEQGRS
- the hsp20 gene encoding archaeal heat shock protein Hsp20, with product MFLDEEFDRLFQRMSRSFMDFDDVFESIKRADGKTVGPYYYGYTVTVGPDGKPQVREYGNIKPSLLPTADAREPLVDTLVDEKEGVLKLVAEMPGVEKNDIKVVVEGNKVNIDAEKGDRKYHTTIPIRNKIDVDSVKASYTNGILEVQFRLKKEDKPKGKTVEVS
- a CDS encoding GNAT family N-acetyltransferase, which produces MISIQNASKKHMNAILELLVELGRPAPANKSEKIRFEKMIVAYISNKDKMLLVARENSKIVGLVSIVLMDRLNQVGKEMYIPELIVSSKYRGRGVGRKLVNQCVKIAKSNNCFRIRLESGYARTSSHKFYKKLGFEDYALTFKKILG
- a CDS encoding dual specificity protein phosphatase 23, with protein sequence MSKPGNLWRKIHGKIAKRPTNFSWLIDNKLAGSGMPTSYEEIVWIQKQGVKSIVTMTEEGLPASWLDGVKYLHVPTEDFTAPDIDRIDSAVEFIHNRIKNKEPVMVHCAAGIGRTGTILASYLIKYENMDAKEAIEKVREQRPGSIQSESQEIAVSMYEKYLKQR
- a CDS encoding CDC48 family AAA ATPase — protein: MSEIILKIDEISQRHVGKGIAVIDPKIVKDNDWHTGQIVELLANKKTHVKIWPGSADDYGSGIIRIDGLTRHNIGAAIGEKVQVKTVNAAEAEKIVLSPVEKMSVEGLQEYMSTLYEGHVFTTGDTVIVNTHLGGKTQLIVTSTSPSKPVIVTPRTQFVLGSMTQAMDNTIPRITYDDLGGLKKEVQKIREMVELPMRHPEIFDKIGIEAPKGVLLYGPPGTGKTLLAKALAGETNAHFTSISGPEIMGKYYGESEERLREIFKQAEENTPSIIFIDEIDSIAPKRDEVTGEVEKRVVSQLLTLMDGMKSRGKVVVIAATNRPDSIDPALRRPGRFDREIEIGIPDEEGRLEILNIHTRGMPVDEKVNLEQIARITHGFVGADLEALAKEAAMRSLRRILPEINLDQEKISSEILQKIKILDEDFKEALKEVKPSALREVLVEIPNVTWDEVGGLESLKEELKEAVEWPLKHKEAFKYVDVSPPKGILLHGPPGTGKTLIAKALAKMTESNFISVKGPELLSKWVGESEKGVREVFRKARQASPCIIFFDEIDALIPKRGGGDSSHVTESVVSQILTEIDGLEELHGVLVIGATNRLDIVDSALLRPGRFDRIIEVPRPDAAGRKHIFEIHTRRKPLAEDVNIDKLVEATDGYTGAEIAAVCSRAAISALKRHVSGEVQSYKDIKITHQDLENAIKKVRSPAVATSLA